The region ACGCCCTGCACGAGAACAACCTGCCGTTCATCAACGGCGGCCAGAACGTGACGGTCCCCGAAATCTCGACTTGGACCTCGCTCGCCGTCATCGTCGGAGTACTAGTGGTGACCGTTGTCGCCTCGTGGATTAAGAACAAACGCGATGAAAACATGGGCGGCATCGCCCTTCCTCGCGAGCAGTTCGACGACACAAGCTCCTAGGCTGCGCGTCTATCCCGGTCATGCACCCGTCTTTGGGCCTGGCGTAGCCTGCCCGCGAGGGACGTGCCCGGGGACTGTGCGCTAAACTATTCAACCGTGACTGCTACATCCGCTAATACGAATGCGCCTTCTAACTGGAACCTCCCGAACGTTCTCACGGTGCTGCGTATTATCGGTGTCCCGGTTTTCCTGTGGGTGCTGCTCCAAGACGGGGGAGAATCCTCCTACTGGCGTTGGTGGGCCTTCGCCGTTTTCGCTCTGCTGATGGCCACCGACAAACTGGATGGGCACCTAGCGCGCAGCCGTAACCTGATTACGGATTTTGGCAAGATTGCTGATCCAATCGCCGATAAGGCACTCATGCTCGCTGCGCTCGTCGGTTTGAATATCATCGGTCTTTTGCCTTGGTGGATTACCGCGATCATCGTCGTGAGGGAGGGCGGAATCACCATCTGGAGGATGTTGGCCCTGCGCCAGGGGCGTGTGGTCCCGGCATCAAAAGGCGGCAAACTCAAGACCGTCATGCAGTCCCTAGCCGTCGCGCTGTTTTTGGCGCCGCTGCCGTGGCTTTACTGGCCGGCCTGGGCAGTAATGATTGTCGCGGTAGTCATCACCGTGGTAACCGGTATCCAGTACATTCTCGATTCGCGGGAAGCTGGCAAGGTCTCGGATTAGGGGCTAAGTATGTACTCGTCTGGCCTTTCTGAATTGACCGCCCAGGACAAGGCCGGCCGACTGGTCCGGCTCTTGCGCGAGCGTGGCCAGACTCTAGCGGCCGCCGAGTCGCTTACCGCCGGCCTCTTTTGCGCCGCTGTCGCCTCCGTGCCCGGGGCTTCCGCAGTCCTTCGGGGAGGGGTGGTAACCTACGCCACCGACACCAAGAATCTGCTTGCCGAAGTCCCCCTGGACGTCCTTGAACGGTTCGGCCCCGTTGCGGAGCTAACCGCTCGGCATATGGCGCTGGGAGTGGCTCGAAAGACCCAGGCATCGTGGGCTGTCTCACTGAC is a window of Corynebacterium lactis RW2-5 DNA encoding:
- the pgsA gene encoding CDP-diacylglycerol--glycerol-3-phosphate 3-phosphatidyltransferase — its product is MTATSANTNAPSNWNLPNVLTVLRIIGVPVFLWVLLQDGGESSYWRWWAFAVFALLMATDKLDGHLARSRNLITDFGKIADPIADKALMLAALVGLNIIGLLPWWITAIIVVREGGITIWRMLALRQGRVVPASKGGKLKTVMQSLAVALFLAPLPWLYWPAWAVMIVAVVITVVTGIQYILDSREAGKVSD
- a CDS encoding CinA family protein; this encodes MYSSGLSELTAQDKAGRLVRLLRERGQTLAAAESLTAGLFCAAVASVPGASAVLRGGVVTYATDTKNLLAEVPLDVLERFGPVAELTARHMALGVARKTQASWAVSLTGVAGPDMQDGHPVGEVWCGIKMDTSHDLGAVEAVRLPIRDGLGRNEIRGQAVDLAITELLTRIVG